The nucleotide window AAAGCGAAAGGAAAGGCGATTATTCCTAAATATAATATATCGGACAACTATTACCGAACGGTTCTGCCATTTCAACCAGGGGAAGCGCGTGGATTGGTCGTCAATAATATCAATACACGGTATGATTTAAATGAATTTGAAATGGGTTTAATGCGAATCGCTCAGAATAGCTTCGATACCGACAAGTATTTTTTTCGGGAAGGTCAAGAAATTAAAGCAAAGACCGTTAGGCTGTGGCTAAACCGCAAATATACAGATGAACAGCTTAAGGCAAAAAATATCAAGTCTGAAGATAATATCGGACTAAACCCGGTTGATAACAGTGCGACGGGTGCTGATCCCTCAAGCCCCATTTATCTAGCGCATATTTTAGAACATGACTATCTGACTAAAGATGATAAAGGGGATAATGTTAAACTTGCAGGTGTTACCTTAGGACTTGCCATGAACTCTATCTATTATTATAAATTAACGCCTGATGGTGATACGTTTGAGAAGAAGATTGAGTTTGCTGACATGGAAAGGGAAGGGAAGAAAATAGCCGAAGAAGTGGTCAAACGGGCACGTGCAACGAAAACGTTGAAGGATGTTCCGATTACGGTTGCTTTATTTGAACAAGAAAGTAAATCCTCCGTGACACCTGGCCATTTCTTTGCCTATACCACTGTTGATCAAGGGAGCACCAGTTTAAATGGCTGGGAAAAGGTAGATGAGAAATACTATTTATTCCCGTCAACCGAAGCGCAAAATGATCACCGTGATGATACAATTGCTTTCTTAAACTTTAAACAGGACGTGGAAGAATATTTTCCAAACTTTAATGGGGTCATCGGTAGAGCCTTTTACGTTGGCGATCAGCTGCAGGACTTAAATATTACTATTCCGATTCAATTCTATGGGAAAATGGAAGGGATCGGGTTTACGCAATATGTGACAGGGTTAGTATTGCAGCATTTTCCAAAATATCTTTCTGTTTCTGTAAGTGTTACCTCAGTCGACGGACCGGAAGCATTGATTGTGCGAAAGGCAAATGAAGAAGAACCGTTCGTTCATATTTACCAATAAGATCCAGTGAACGTGCTGGGTCTTTTCCATTTGATACTATGCAGTGAATCATGTAGAATGAGTTTTGGGTGTAAACGTTTTAATACATATGTAGGAGGGGTTTAGAAATGATACAACCTTACAAACATGAACCATTTACCGATTTTACAATTGAAGAAAACCGTCAGGCCTACCTTAAAGCTTTAGAAACAGTGGAAGGCTACTTAGGTCAGGATTACGACCTTGTGATCGGCGGGGAACGAATTACAACGGAAGATAAGATCGTCTCTTATAATCCATCAAATAAAGAAGAAGTAATTGGCCGTGTTTCCAAAGCGAACCAAGAGCTTGCTGAAAAAGCGATGCAGGCTGCGGTAGAAGCTTTTAAAACATGGAAGAAAACAAAACCAGAGGTTAGGGCGGATGTTCTTTTTAAAGCGGCTGCCATCGTTCGCCGCCGTAAACACGAGTTTTCAGCGCTAATGACAAAAGAAGCAGGTAAGCCATGGAGAGAAGCAGATGCAGATACTGCTGAAGGCATAGACTTTCTTGAATATTATGGCCGCCAAATGCTGGCGTTAAAAGATGGTGTACCCGTAAATAGCCGTCCAAATGAATTTAATCGTTATGACTATATTCCACTAGGCGTGGGCATTATTATTTCACCATGGAACTTCCCGTTTGCTATCATGGCAGGAACAACGGTAGCAGCAATCGTGTCTGGAAATACGGTGTTATTAAAACCAGCTTCTACCACTCCGATTATTGCTGCAAAGTTTGTTGAGGTTATGGAAGAAGCAGGTCTTCCTAAAGGCGTGTTGAACTTTGTACCAGGCAGCGGATCTGAAGTAGGGGATTATTTAGTTGACCATAAGGATACTCGTTTCATCAGCTTTACAGGCTCACGTGATGTAGGTCTTCGTATTTTCGACCGTTCTTCTAAGGTGAACAAAGGCCAAGTTTGGATGAAGCGCCTAATTGCTGAAATGGGCGGGAAAGATACAATTGTCGTGGACAGTGAAGCAGATCTTGAACTTGCGGCACAATCTATCGTTGCCGGTGC belongs to Neobacillus sp. OS1-2 and includes:
- a CDS encoding CamS family sex pheromone protein; the protein is MRKFSLLALSLVFLLSACAPNFQKQNEAVQTKEKAKGKAIIPKYNISDNYYRTVLPFQPGEARGLVVNNINTRYDLNEFEMGLMRIAQNSFDTDKYFFREGQEIKAKTVRLWLNRKYTDEQLKAKNIKSEDNIGLNPVDNSATGADPSSPIYLAHILEHDYLTKDDKGDNVKLAGVTLGLAMNSIYYYKLTPDGDTFEKKIEFADMEREGKKIAEEVVKRARATKTLKDVPITVALFEQESKSSVTPGHFFAYTTVDQGSTSLNGWEKVDEKYYLFPSTEAQNDHRDDTIAFLNFKQDVEEYFPNFNGVIGRAFYVGDQLQDLNITIPIQFYGKMEGIGFTQYVTGLVLQHFPKYLSVSVSVTSVDGPEALIVRKANEEEPFVHIYQ
- the pruA gene encoding L-glutamate gamma-semialdehyde dehydrogenase — encoded protein: MIQPYKHEPFTDFTIEENRQAYLKALETVEGYLGQDYDLVIGGERITTEDKIVSYNPSNKEEVIGRVSKANQELAEKAMQAAVEAFKTWKKTKPEVRADVLFKAAAIVRRRKHEFSALMTKEAGKPWREADADTAEGIDFLEYYGRQMLALKDGVPVNSRPNEFNRYDYIPLGVGIIISPWNFPFAIMAGTTVAAIVSGNTVLLKPASTTPIIAAKFVEVMEEAGLPKGVLNFVPGSGSEVGDYLVDHKDTRFISFTGSRDVGLRIFDRSSKVNKGQVWMKRLIAEMGGKDTIVVDSEADLELAAQSIVAGAFGFSGQKCSACSRAVIVEDVYDQVLNRAVELTQHLTVGDPTDQGTFMGPVNDNNAFKKIMEYVEIGKQEGKLMAGGEGDNSKGYFIQPTIIAELSPTARIMQEEIFGPVVGFTKAKDFTEAIEIANNTEYGLTGAVITNNRAHQEQAREDFHVGNLYFNRSCTGAIVGYQPFGGFNMSGTDSKAGGPDYLLLHMQAKTTSEMY